The following coding sequences are from one Bradyrhizobium sp. 200 window:
- a CDS encoding aromatic ring-hydroxylating dioxygenase subunit alpha, with the protein MNVVPRASRWGELIRPDRVHGSLYSDPAIFEAELQNIWYRTWVYVGHESEVPKANDYVVKSIGPQSIIMTRDEQGKVNLLLNRCSHRGNQVCSYDKGNARSFTCPFHSWTFANDGRLVGYAFPDGYEGQDKSKLSLGRVTRVQSYRGFVFGSFAAEGPTLEEHLGGAAETIDRLVRFSPKGEVEVTAGFLKHRVKANWKFILENECDGYHPAFVHSSIFGVADSAIGKLYGGASTAVTRDYGNGHTEIDLRPEFRKRDAPMSWFGTTEARLPDYTARMKAAYGDQKAREIMIDGTPHVMIFPNLFIAEIQMFVIQPLAVDDSVQHVTALQFKGAPDMNRRLRQQTMGSVGPAGLLLADDSEMYERCHRGVLARNPEWIFLGRGEKRERRDDLGFKVGHVTDEIPSRGIWRHYRSLMETV; encoded by the coding sequence ATGAACGTTGTGCCGCGCGCGTCACGGTGGGGCGAATTGATCCGGCCGGACCGGGTGCACGGCTCGCTCTACAGCGATCCCGCGATCTTCGAAGCGGAATTGCAGAACATCTGGTACCGCACCTGGGTCTATGTCGGGCACGAAAGCGAGGTGCCGAAAGCGAACGATTACGTCGTCAAATCGATCGGGCCGCAATCCATCATCATGACCCGCGACGAGCAGGGCAAGGTCAATCTGCTGCTGAACCGATGCTCGCACCGCGGCAACCAAGTCTGCTCTTACGATAAAGGCAACGCACGCTCTTTCACGTGTCCTTTCCATTCCTGGACCTTTGCCAATGACGGCCGTCTGGTCGGCTATGCCTTCCCGGACGGCTACGAAGGCCAGGACAAGTCAAAGCTTTCGCTCGGCCGCGTGACACGGGTGCAATCCTATCGCGGTTTTGTGTTCGGCTCGTTTGCGGCAGAGGGCCCGACTCTGGAAGAGCATCTCGGCGGTGCCGCCGAAACCATCGACCGCCTGGTTCGCTTCTCGCCGAAAGGCGAGGTCGAGGTGACAGCGGGCTTCCTCAAGCACCGCGTCAAGGCCAACTGGAAATTCATTCTGGAAAACGAATGTGACGGCTATCACCCGGCCTTCGTGCATTCCTCGATCTTCGGTGTCGCCGACAGCGCAATCGGCAAGCTCTATGGCGGCGCATCGACTGCGGTGACGCGCGACTATGGCAACGGCCATACCGAGATCGACCTGCGGCCCGAGTTCCGCAAGCGCGACGCGCCGATGAGCTGGTTCGGCACCACGGAAGCGCGGTTGCCGGATTATACGGCGCGAATGAAGGCCGCCTATGGCGACCAGAAGGCGCGCGAGATCATGATCGACGGCACGCCGCATGTGATGATCTTCCCGAACCTGTTCATCGCCGAAATCCAGATGTTCGTGATCCAGCCGCTCGCCGTCGACGACAGCGTGCAGCATGTCACTGCATTGCAGTTCAAGGGCGCGCCCGACATGAACCGGCGTCTGCGCCAGCAGACCATGGGCTCGGTCGGCCCCGCCGGACTGTTGCTGGCCGACGATTCGGAAATGTACGAGCGCTGCCATCGCGGCGTGCTGGCGCGTAACCCCGAATGGATTTTTCTCGGCCGCGGCGAGAAGCGTGAGCGCCGCGACGATCTTGGCTTCAAGGTCGGTCACGTCACTGACGAGATTCCGTCGCGCGGCATCTGGCGTCATTATCGCAGCCTGATGGAGACGGTGTGA
- a CDS encoding enoyl-CoA hydratase-related protein, producing the protein MGSRSSADLARALYAALAAGDRAQLDALLHPQFTGRTAEGMPFGIGGEHTGPAAMRRNGWGAIARHFEARAEPERFLDLADGRLLVTGRYRGHGKQGGAALEADFAHLIAIDQGRIKSLEQFTDTARWHAAAGPLRTVLLDFEGGIATLRLNRPDKGNAIDTEMAADLVEAATQIAERSDIRAVLIAGSGPNFTVGGDLGLFAGTAREQLPNRLRRMIDSYHLAIERLTSIDAPVVAAVRGGAGGGGLGLLYAADIVVAADDARFALGYGALGLTADGGNTWFLPRMVGMRRAQELFLLNRRLTAQEAFDFGLVSRLVPSDTVESEAATLAGTLAAGPTRAFGAVRRMLRQSFETGLSDQLDAEKDSIVVASSTDDAQEGIAAFVAKRRPQFHGS; encoded by the coding sequence ATGGGAAGCCGCAGTTCTGCCGATCTCGCCCGCGCGCTCTACGCCGCGCTTGCCGCCGGCGACCGCGCGCAGCTCGACGCGCTGCTGCATCCGCAATTTACCGGGCGCACCGCCGAGGGCATGCCGTTCGGCATCGGTGGCGAGCATACCGGACCGGCAGCGATGCGGCGGAACGGTTGGGGCGCGATCGCCCGGCATTTCGAGGCGCGCGCCGAGCCGGAACGATTTCTCGATCTCGCCGATGGCCGCCTGCTGGTCACAGGCCGGTATCGCGGCCACGGCAAACAAGGCGGCGCCGCTCTCGAGGCTGACTTTGCGCATTTGATCGCGATCGACCAGGGGCGCATCAAGTCGCTTGAGCAATTTACAGACACAGCGCGCTGGCACGCCGCCGCGGGGCCGCTGCGAACCGTGCTGCTCGATTTCGAGGGTGGCATTGCGACCTTGCGGCTGAACCGGCCAGACAAGGGCAACGCCATCGATACCGAGATGGCCGCCGATCTCGTCGAGGCAGCAACGCAGATTGCAGAACGGTCGGACATCCGCGCCGTCCTGATCGCTGGCAGCGGACCGAACTTCACCGTTGGTGGCGACCTCGGCTTGTTTGCGGGCACCGCTCGCGAGCAGTTGCCGAACCGGCTGCGCCGCATGATCGACAGCTATCATCTGGCGATCGAGCGGCTGACCAGCATCGATGCGCCGGTCGTCGCTGCGGTGCGTGGCGGCGCAGGCGGCGGCGGATTGGGCCTGCTCTACGCCGCCGACATTGTCGTGGCGGCCGATGATGCGCGTTTCGCGTTGGGCTATGGCGCGCTCGGCCTGACGGCGGATGGCGGCAATACCTGGTTTCTGCCGCGCATGGTCGGGATGCGACGCGCGCAAGAACTCTTCCTGCTCAACCGCCGCCTCACCGCCCAGGAGGCGTTCGACTTCGGACTGGTGTCGCGCCTGGTGCCAAGCGATACCGTCGAGAGCGAAGCAGCCACCCTCGCCGGCACGCTGGCCGCAGGCCCGACGCGCGCCTTCGGCGCCGTCCGCCGAATGCTGAGGCAATCATTCGAAACCGGCCTGTCCGATCAGCTCGACGCCGAAAAAGACTCTATCGTCGTCGCCAGCAGCACCGATGACGCGCAAGAAGGAATAGCCGCCTTCGTCGCCAAGCGCCGTCCGCAATTCCACGGAAGTTGA
- a CDS encoding ABC transporter substrate-binding protein gives MLKKLIIIAVAAAFAATPLPSLAQGKKDSVVMGMTLEPPGLDPTNAAAAAIAEVTLYNLYETLTKINEDGSVSPLLAESWQASADLKTYTFKLRKGVKFHNGEPFDSAAVKFSYDRNAAPTSTNKDKSLYQAFESVTAPDAETIVVVLKYSEPNLPFLLGQAGGSIVEPKSAPTNATQPVGTGPFTLGAWAKGSSITLTKWPDYRNAAAIKLSKVTIRFIGDPAAQVAALLSGDVDTFPRAAVARSVAQFKADPRFNVLIGGSRAKTIVGINERKKPLDDVRVRRAILAAIDRKAMIDGAVDGFGTPIGSFYTPGSLGYVDTTGINPYDPEKAKKLLAEAGVKTPLELSLKLPPPPYARQGGEVLAAQLAKVGIIAKIENVEWAQWLSQVFAGNGPHNFDLTIVSHVEPFDLVKITEPDYYLGYNNAAFNALYQQIRATSAEAERAKLLGDAQRMLATDAVAGFLFQPQWITVANKKLKGVWKEVPQFENDFSAWSWD, from the coding sequence ATGCTGAAGAAACTGATCATTATCGCAGTAGCCGCCGCGTTCGCCGCAACGCCGCTGCCGAGCCTGGCGCAGGGCAAGAAGGACAGCGTCGTCATGGGCATGACGCTGGAGCCGCCGGGGCTCGATCCCACCAACGCCGCCGCTGCGGCGATCGCCGAGGTCACGCTCTATAACCTCTATGAGACGTTGACCAAGATCAACGAGGACGGTTCGGTATCGCCGTTGCTCGCCGAGAGCTGGCAGGCGTCGGCCGACCTGAAGACCTATACGTTCAAGCTCCGCAAGGGTGTCAAGTTCCATAACGGCGAGCCGTTCGATTCCGCAGCGGTAAAGTTTTCCTATGATCGCAACGCGGCGCCGACCAGCACCAACAAGGACAAGAGCCTGTACCAGGCGTTTGAATCAGTCACCGCGCCCGATGCGGAGACGATCGTGGTCGTACTCAAATATTCCGAACCGAACCTGCCGTTCCTGCTGGGGCAGGCAGGCGGCTCGATCGTCGAGCCGAAGAGCGCGCCGACCAATGCGACGCAGCCGGTCGGCACCGGGCCCTTTACGCTCGGCGCCTGGGCCAAGGGATCGTCGATCACCCTGACCAAATGGCCGGACTATCGCAACGCCGCCGCGATCAAGCTTTCCAAGGTGACCATCCGCTTCATCGGCGATCCCGCCGCGCAGGTCGCGGCGCTGCTGTCGGGCGACGTCGACACGTTTCCGCGCGCCGCAGTGGCGCGCAGCGTGGCGCAGTTCAAGGCCGATCCGCGTTTCAATGTGTTGATCGGCGGCTCCAGGGCCAAGACCATCGTCGGCATCAACGAACGGAAGAAGCCGCTCGACGACGTGCGGGTTCGCCGCGCCATCCTCGCTGCCATCGATCGCAAGGCGATGATTGACGGCGCGGTCGATGGCTTTGGCACGCCGATCGGCAGCTTCTATACGCCGGGATCGCTGGGCTATGTCGACACCACCGGCATCAATCCCTACGACCCCGAAAAGGCCAAGAAGCTGCTGGCGGAAGCGGGCGTGAAGACGCCGCTTGAGCTCAGCCTCAAGCTGCCGCCGCCGCCTTACGCGCGGCAGGGCGGCGAAGTCCTCGCAGCCCAGCTCGCCAAGGTAGGCATCATCGCCAAGATCGAGAACGTCGAATGGGCGCAGTGGCTGTCGCAGGTGTTTGCCGGTAACGGCCCGCACAATTTCGATCTCACCATCGTCTCGCATGTCGAGCCGTTCGATCTCGTGAAGATAACCGAGCCGGACTACTATCTCGGCTATAACAACGCGGCCTTCAACGCGCTCTACCAGCAGATCAGGGCAACATCGGCGGAGGCCGAGCGCGCCAAGCTGCTCGGCGACGCACAGCGCATGCTGGCAACCGACGCGGTCGCCGGGTTCCTGTTCCAGCCGCAATGGATCACCGTTGCGAACAAGAAGCTGAAGGGCGTGTGGAAGGAAGTCCCGCAATTCGAGAACGACTTCTCCGCCTGGTCCTGGGATTAG
- a CDS encoding oligopeptide/dipeptide ABC transporter ATP-binding protein translates to MTMLEQTRSPAEQPLLDVKDLVQRYTLPRESVFKAAGQVHALNGVTAQVMAGRSLGVVGESGSGKSTFARLVMALEQPSSGSVSMMGRDLHRMPADELRRARRDFQMVFQDPYGSLDPRQTIARIVAEPLTALGRMDRATLRQRVAGVLRQVGLRDADMDKFPHEFSGGQRQRIAIARALITQPKLIVADEPVSALDVSVQAQVLNLLQDLQDEFGLSYILISHDLAVVDYLCDEIAVMYLGRIVEQGSPEDLFAHCAHPYTRALLEAVPRACAGGVRRRRGAQQIASQSTGATGCAYASRCPLADQHCRDTAPALRNVGTTHLAACHRAEAVMALPPVSAEG, encoded by the coding sequence ATGACCATGCTTGAGCAGACGCGGTCACCCGCCGAGCAGCCGCTGCTCGATGTCAAAGATCTGGTCCAGCGCTACACGCTGCCGCGCGAAAGCGTGTTCAAGGCGGCGGGGCAGGTGCATGCGCTCAACGGCGTCACTGCGCAGGTGATGGCAGGCCGAAGCCTCGGCGTGGTCGGCGAGTCCGGATCGGGCAAGTCGACCTTCGCGAGGCTGGTGATGGCGCTGGAACAGCCGTCGTCGGGGTCGGTATCGATGATGGGGCGTGATCTGCACCGGATGCCGGCCGACGAGTTACGCCGCGCCCGGCGCGATTTCCAGATGGTGTTTCAGGATCCCTATGGCTCGCTGGACCCGCGGCAGACCATTGCGCGCATCGTCGCGGAGCCTTTGACCGCGCTTGGACGTATGGATCGCGCCACACTGCGTCAACGCGTTGCCGGCGTGCTGCGGCAGGTCGGGCTGCGCGACGCCGACATGGACAAGTTCCCGCATGAATTCTCCGGCGGCCAGCGCCAGCGCATCGCGATCGCACGCGCGCTGATCACCCAGCCGAAACTGATTGTCGCCGACGAGCCGGTCAGCGCGCTGGACGTCTCCGTGCAGGCGCAGGTGCTCAATCTCCTGCAGGACCTGCAGGACGAGTTCGGGTTGAGCTATATCCTGATCAGCCACGATCTCGCGGTGGTGGATTATCTCTGCGACGAGATCGCGGTGATGTATCTCGGCCGGATCGTCGAGCAGGGAAGCCCTGAGGATCTGTTCGCACATTGCGCTCATCCTTATACGCGCGCGCTGCTCGAGGCCGTGCCGCGCGCCTGCGCCGGCGGGGTACGTCGCCGCCGCGGCGCCCAACAGATCGCTTCGCAGTCGACCGGCGCGACAGGATGCGCCTACGCGTCGCGCTGTCCGCTGGCCGACCAGCATTGCCGCGACACCGCGCCGGCGCTACGCAACGTCGGCACAACGCACCTTGCCGCATGCCACCGTGCCGAGGCCGTGATGGCGCTGCCGCCGGTGTCGGCGGAGGGTTAG
- a CDS encoding ABC transporter ATP-binding protein: protein MSGSANAPLIEVRDLGVRLNTSRGPAQAVRGVSFALKRGETLGLVGESGCGKSVTALALMGLLPDSAVISGSIRLDGSELVDLSDANYCKLRGNRISMIFQEPMTALNPMHTIGRQVAEPLRRHTNCSAAEARREAIALLDRVGLPDAAKRVDAYPHQFSGGQRQRVTIAMALACQPDVLIADEPTTALDVTIQGQILDLIADLVAERGMSMILISHDLGVIAENVQRMMVMYGGTVVESGATNAVFTRMGHPYTQGLFRARPRLGARKGTRLTTIAGTVPELADLPAGCTFADRCAIVEDRCRMALPAAVDVGAGHGVRCLRTDVSMAEAVGALSA, encoded by the coding sequence ATGAGCGGGTCCGCCAATGCGCCTTTGATCGAAGTCAGGGATCTCGGCGTCCGGCTCAACACCAGCCGCGGTCCCGCGCAAGCCGTTCGCGGCGTCAGCTTCGCGCTGAAGCGCGGCGAAACCCTGGGTCTCGTCGGCGAATCCGGATGCGGCAAATCTGTCACCGCGCTCGCGCTGATGGGCCTGCTGCCCGACAGCGCCGTCATCAGCGGCAGCATCCGCCTCGACGGCAGCGAACTCGTGGACCTGTCGGATGCGAACTACTGCAAGCTGCGCGGCAATCGCATCAGCATGATCTTCCAGGAGCCGATGACCGCGCTCAATCCGATGCACACGATCGGCCGTCAGGTGGCCGAGCCATTGCGGCGCCACACCAATTGCTCGGCGGCAGAGGCACGCAGGGAAGCCATCGCCTTGCTCGATCGCGTCGGGCTTCCCGACGCGGCGAAACGCGTCGATGCCTATCCGCACCAGTTTTCCGGCGGCCAGCGGCAGCGCGTCACCATAGCCATGGCGTTGGCTTGCCAGCCCGACGTGCTGATCGCCGATGAGCCGACCACGGCGCTCGACGTCACCATCCAGGGACAGATCCTCGATCTGATCGCGGACCTCGTTGCCGAGCGCGGCATGTCGATGATTCTGATCTCGCACGACCTCGGCGTCATCGCCGAGAATGTGCAGCGTATGATGGTAATGTATGGCGGCACTGTCGTCGAAAGCGGCGCGACCAATGCTGTTTTCACGCGCATGGGACATCCCTATACGCAGGGTCTGTTTCGCGCTCGCCCGCGTCTTGGTGCGCGGAAAGGCACCCGGCTGACGACCATCGCCGGCACCGTGCCCGAACTTGCTGATCTGCCCGCCGGCTGCACCTTCGCCGACCGCTGCGCGATCGTCGAGGACCGCTGTCGCATGGCGCTGCCGGCAGCAGTTGACGTCGGCGCCGGTCATGGCGTGCGCTGCCTCAGGACCGATGTTTCAATGGCTGAGGCGGTCGGAGCGTTGAGCGCATGA
- a CDS encoding ABC transporter permease codes for MSTPLSVSAEVGAATARPPLATGFWRRALRHRSFVAGGTLSLMVLCAALLSLVWTPWSAYEIDVASKLRSPSAAHWLGTDVLGRDIVSLLLVGARSTIMVGVIAVGIGLTFGVCLGLLAAARKGWTEEFIMRMSDFTFAFPAVLSAIMLAAVVGPGMVTSIIAIGIFQIPTLVRLTRGSANAIWAREFVLAARASGKGGFRITIEHVLPNVLPILIVQSTIQFALAILAEAALSYLGLGTQPPQPSWGRMLNDAQTLLFQSPMLAVYPGAAIAVAVLGLNLLGDGLRDLLDPRLARER; via the coding sequence ATGAGCACCCCGCTGAGCGTTTCAGCCGAGGTTGGGGCCGCCACCGCGCGTCCGCCACTCGCGACCGGCTTCTGGCGCCGTGCGCTGCGCCATCGCAGCTTTGTTGCGGGCGGCACGCTCAGCCTGATGGTGCTCTGTGCCGCCTTGCTGTCGCTCGTATGGACGCCGTGGTCCGCCTATGAAATCGACGTCGCCTCCAAGCTGCGATCGCCGTCGGCCGCGCATTGGCTCGGCACGGACGTGCTTGGCCGCGATATCGTCTCGTTGCTGCTGGTAGGCGCCCGCTCCACCATCATGGTCGGCGTCATCGCGGTCGGGATCGGTCTCACCTTCGGGGTGTGCCTCGGGCTGCTCGCCGCCGCGCGCAAGGGCTGGACCGAAGAGTTCATCATGCGGATGAGCGACTTCACCTTCGCGTTTCCCGCGGTGCTCTCGGCGATCATGCTGGCGGCCGTCGTCGGCCCGGGCATGGTGACCTCGATCATCGCCATCGGCATCTTCCAGATTCCAACCCTCGTCCGGCTAACCCGTGGATCGGCCAATGCGATCTGGGCGCGGGAGTTTGTGCTGGCAGCGCGCGCCTCCGGCAAGGGCGGCTTCCGCATCACCATCGAGCATGTGCTGCCGAACGTCCTGCCGATTCTGATCGTGCAGTCGACGATCCAGTTCGCACTCGCGATCCTGGCCGAAGCGGCACTGTCCTATCTCGGGCTCGGCACGCAGCCGCCGCAGCCGTCCTGGGGCCGCATGCTGAACGACGCGCAGACGCTGCTGTTCCAGTCGCCGATGCTCGCGGTCTATCCGGGCGCGGCGATCGCAGTCGCCGTGCTTGGCCTCAATCTGCTCGGCGACGGGTTGCGCGATCTGCTCGATCCTCGGCTGGCGCGGGAGCGTTGA